A window of Halovivax gelatinilyticus genomic DNA:
CGTCTCACGCTCCATGCCTCGACTTCGAATCGCACCCGAAAAAGGTCGCGGATCTCCGCTCGCACCGTCGACGTGAGGCGACGACCGCCCCGGTGTCCATCACGTCCGTGACCGCTCAGAACGCGCGCTTGATCCGATCGAAAAAGCCGTCCTTGATCTCGATCTCGTCGCCGCCGGCTTCGGCGAACGCTTCGAGGGCGTCTCGCTGCTCGTCGTTCAACGACTCCGGAGTAACGACCTGCACGGTGACGAACAGATCGCCCCGACCGCGCCCGCGAAGTCTCGGCATTCCCTTGCCCCCCAACCGCATCGTCTCCCCGCTTTGGGTCCCCGACGGGACATCGAACTCGACGGTGCCGTCGATCGTCGGAATCGAGACCGAGTCGCCGAAAACGGCTTGCGGGAACGAGATAGGGAGGTCGAAGTGGAGGTCGTCCCCGTCGCGTTCGAACGCGTCGTGATCGGCGATGGTGACGTCGATCAACAAGTTTCCAGACGGCCCGCCCTCGGGACTCGGCGCGCCTTCTCGCTCCATTCGGAGGGTCTGGCCGTCTCTGATACCCGGCGGCACGTCCACGGACAGCGTCACTTCGTCACGAACGTAGCCCTCGCCCCGACAGTCCTCACAGGTCTCGGAGTAGAGCGTCCCTTCGCCCTCACATCGTCTGCAGGTGGTCGTCTGCTGGACTCGCCCCAGCGGCGTCTGCTGGACCTGCGTCACCTGGCCACGACCCTGACACTCCGGACACGTCGTCGCGTCTGCGGAGGGCGGGTGGCCGTCTCCGTGACAGCTATCGCACTCGGTGGGCCGTTCGATCGAAAATTGTTTTTCGACGCCTTCGAACGCCTCTTCGAGCGTGATCTCGAGGTCGGTTCTGAGGTCCCGGCCGGCGCGAGGGCGACGACGGCCGCCGGCCCCGCCGCCGAACACCTGTTCGAAGATGTCGCCCAGGCCGCCACCCATTCCACCGCCGAAGGGGTCACCTCCCATGCCGCCGAAGGGATCGCCGCCCGCCTGCCCGGCGTCGAATCCGTGCTTTTCGGCCTCCTCGAACCGGTCGTGACCCATTCGGTCGTACGCCGACCGCTTGTCTTCGTCGGTGAGGACCTGCTTTGCCTTCTGGATCTTCTTGAACTTCTCCTCGGCGTCGGGGTCGTCGCTGACGTCCGGGTGGTACTCGGTCGCTTTCTTCCGGTAGGCCTTCTTGATCTCGTCGGCGGAGGCGTCCGGACTCACCCCAAGTACGTCGTAGAAGTCCTCGCTCATTCGTTAACTCTCGATAACGCGCTCAAGCACTTCAAGGGAACGTTCTCGCGCGACAGTACCGCTCGGTCGAATCGTTCCCTAATCGAAACTCCGGTGGCTCACGGCCGACGCGGCGTCTTGTGGACTCCCGTCGCTACTCGGATTCGTCGTCCTCGTCGTCCTCGTCGTCGACCTCTTCGAAGTCCGCGTCGACGTACTCCTCTTCGGTCGCCTCGCCGGCGGCCGGACCGCCCGGTCCGGGGTTTGGTCCGTCGCCCATGCCGGCGCCGGCTGCGCCGCCGGCCGCACCACTCGCACCGCCGGCTCCGGCCGCGGCCGCCTCCTGGTAGATCTGCTTTCCGATCTCCTGGAGTTCCGTGCTCAGGTTCGTCGTCGCCTCTTCGATGTCCTCGGCGTCCGCGTCCCGGTCGTCGATCGTCGCCTCCAGGTCGTCGACGGCGTCCTCGATCGAACCGCGGAGGTCGTCGTCGATCTCGTCGTTCTCCTCGAGGAGAGTCTCGGCGCGCTGGATCGTCGCCTCAGCCGTGTTTCGCGCCTCGATGCGTTCGCGACGCTGCTTGTCCTCCTCGGCGTGCTCTTCGGCTTCGCGCTGGAGCTGGTCGATCTCCTCGTCGGAGAGTCCGGCGCCGCCTTCGATCGTGATCTCCTCAGAGGTTCCGGTCCCCTTGTCCTCGGCGGAGACGTTGACGATACCGTTCTCGTCGATCGAGAAGGCGACCTCGATCTTCGGCGTCCCGGCCGGCGCGGGCGGAATGCCCGTCAGGTGGAACTCGCCTAGCATCTCGTTTTTCTCGGCGATCTCTCGCTCACCCTGGAAGACCCGGACCTGAACGGACGTCTGGTTGTCCGCCGCGGTCGTGAAGATCTTCGACTCCTCGGTGGGAATCGTCGTGTTCTTCTCGATGAGTCGTTCGAACAGACCGCCTTTCACCTCGATACCGAGGCTGAGCGGCGTGACGTCGAGGAGGACGATGTCGTCGACCTCGCCGCCGAGGACGCCGCCCTGGATCGCCGCACCGAGCGCGACGGCTTCGTCGGGGTTTACGTTCTTCTGTGGTTCCTGACCCGTGAGCTCCTCGACCTTCGCGGCGACCTGTGGCATCCGGGTCGAGCCGCCGACGAGAAGAATCTCGTCGATGTCGTCCTCGTCGTAGCCGGCGTCTTCCATCGCCTGCTGGGTCGGCTCGACGGTGCGGTCGATGAGATCCGACGTGAGCGACTCGAACTTCGCCCGCGTGAGCGAGGCTTCGAGGTGGATCGGCCCGTCGTCGGTCGCCGTGATGAACGGCAGGTTGATCTCGGTCTCCTTTCGCGAGGAGAGTTCGATCTTCGCCTCTTCGGCGGCGTCCTTGAGTCGCTGGAGCGCCTGGCGGTCGTCGCGGAGGTCGATCTCGTGTTCTTCCTCGAACTGGTCAGCCAGCCAGTCGATGATCGCGTGGTCCCAGTCGTCGCCACCGAGGTCGTTGTCCCCGTTGGTCGCGACGACCTCGTAGACGCCGCCGCCGAGGTCCAGAATCGAGACGTCGAAGGTGCCGCCACCGAGGTCGTACACTAACACCGTCTGATCCGACTCGTCGTCGAGGCCGTAAGCCATCGCCGCCGCCGTCGGCTCGTTGATGATCCGCTCGACGTCGAAGCCGGCGATCTCTCCGGCGTCTTTGGTCGCCTGACGCTGTCGGTCGGAGAAGTACGCCGGGACCGTGATGACGGCCTTCTCGACGTCGTCGCCGAGGTAATCCTCGGCGTCGCGCTTTATCTTTTGGAGCGTCATCGCCGAGATCTCCTCGGGCGAGTACTCGTCGTCGTCGATCTCGACGGTGTACTCTTCTTCGCCCATGTGGCGTTTGATCGACGCGATCGTGTGCTCTGGGTTCTGAATCGCCTGGTTCTTCGCGGGCTTGCCCACGAGTCGTTCGTCGTCGTCGGTGAACGCGACGACCGAAGGCGTCGTCCGGTCGCCTTCCGCATTGACGATGATCTCCGGATCGCCACCTTCCATCACCGCGAACGCGCTGTTGGTCGTTCCCAGGTCGATGCCGAGAATCTTATTGCTTGCCATCACATCCTCCTTGTGAACACTTTGTTTTAAATCTTTGTGCGATAGGACGAGTTTACTTGGTTTTATTTGTATACGGACCTAGCAGCCACTCACACCTTCGTTTTTCGCACCTGCCGACCGCCGTCACACCGGGAAGTACGCTCGTGTCGTGGATGGTCCGGTTCGTCGAGTCGAGCGTGGCACCGTTCTGGGTCAAATTCAGCGTACTCACTGAGATGGCTCACCGAAGAACGCCACTGAGACGGCCCACCGAAGGATTCACCAATCCAAAGGGGGTCACGTCGCTGAACCGAGTGTACGAAACTGCGCTCACAGAAAAACGACCGTCGCCTCGACCGGGCGTCTCAGACTTCCTCCTCGTCGTCTGCGATCTCTCCGCCGAGTTCGATCGTTTCGTCGTCGCCCTCCTCGACCGTCCCGCCGAGTTCGATCGCGTCGTCGGCTTCCTCGGCAGCGTCGGCCGGACCATCGCCATCGGCTGGAGAGTCGGACGGTTCCGTCGCCGAGTCCGCTTCGGTCGCTCGATCGAACTCCCACGCATCCCCGTCGGGATCGCGGCCTTCAGCCCTGTCGGGATCGTCGCCTTCAGCCCCGTCGGGATCGTCGTCTTCGGTTCTGGCGTCGCCGTCAGGTGAATCGGCCGACGACGCACCGTCATCTGCGTCTTTCTCTCCCGACTCGGAGTCGGTCGACGTCACGTCGGGGTCGTCGTCAGCGTCCACATCGGTCACGTCCGACCCGTCCGTCTCCGCCACTTCGTCGGTTTCGTCGACGAGCGCCCCGTTGCTCACCGTCACCTTCGCGTTCTGGATCACCTTATCGCCCATCTCGTAGCCGGGCGTGAACACCTCGGCGATCGAGCCTTCGGGCTCGTCGCTGTCCACTTTGACCATCACCTCGTGTCGCTGCGGATCGACCTCGCTACCAGGCTCCGGGTCGATCTCGATAACGTTCTCGTCGGCGAGGACGCGATCGAACTCGCGGAGCGTCATGTCGACGCCGTCTCTAAGCGACCCGGCGTCCGTGTGCTCCTCTTCGAGCGCGCGCTTGAGATTGTCGCGGACGCCGACGATGCGACCGACGAGATCCTCCGTCGCTCGCTCTTGAAGTTGCTTCTGGCGCTTTTTCGCCCGTTTCTTGTAGTTCTGGAAGTCGGCTTGCTTTCGCTTGAACGCCGATTCGAGTTCGTCGATCCGTTCGTCCCGCCCAC
This region includes:
- the dnaJ gene encoding molecular chaperone DnaJ, producing the protein MSEDFYDVLGVSPDASADEIKKAYRKKATEYHPDVSDDPDAEEKFKKIQKAKQVLTDEDKRSAYDRMGHDRFEEAEKHGFDAGQAGGDPFGGMGGDPFGGGMGGGLGDIFEQVFGGGAGGRRRPRAGRDLRTDLEITLEEAFEGVEKQFSIERPTECDSCHGDGHPPSADATTCPECQGRGQVTQVQQTPLGRVQQTTTCRRCEGEGTLYSETCEDCRGEGYVRDEVTLSVDVPPGIRDGQTLRMEREGAPSPEGGPSGNLLIDVTIADHDAFERDGDDLHFDLPISFPQAVFGDSVSIPTIDGTVEFDVPSGTQSGETMRLGGKGMPRLRGRGRGDLFVTVQVVTPESLNDEQRDALEAFAEAGGDEIEIKDGFFDRIKRAF
- the dnaK gene encoding molecular chaperone DnaK, giving the protein MASNKILGIDLGTTNSAFAVMEGGDPEIIVNAEGDRTTPSVVAFTDDDERLVGKPAKNQAIQNPEHTIASIKRHMGEEEYTVEIDDDEYSPEEISAMTLQKIKRDAEDYLGDDVEKAVITVPAYFSDRQRQATKDAGEIAGFDVERIINEPTAAAMAYGLDDESDQTVLVYDLGGGTFDVSILDLGGGVYEVVATNGDNDLGGDDWDHAIIDWLADQFEEEHEIDLRDDRQALQRLKDAAEEAKIELSSRKETEINLPFITATDDGPIHLEASLTRAKFESLTSDLIDRTVEPTQQAMEDAGYDEDDIDEILLVGGSTRMPQVAAKVEELTGQEPQKNVNPDEAVALGAAIQGGVLGGEVDDIVLLDVTPLSLGIEVKGGLFERLIEKNTTIPTEESKIFTTAADNQTSVQVRVFQGEREIAEKNEMLGEFHLTGIPPAPAGTPKIEVAFSIDENGIVNVSAEDKGTGTSEEITIEGGAGLSDEEIDQLQREAEEHAEEDKQRRERIEARNTAEATIQRAETLLEENDEIDDDLRGSIEDAVDDLEATIDDRDADAEDIEEATTNLSTELQEIGKQIYQEAAAAGAGGASGAAGGAAGAGMGDGPNPGPGGPAAGEATEEEYVDADFEEVDDEDDEDDESE
- the grpE gene encoding nucleotide exchange factor GrpE; the protein is MSDDEGADSTAAEIRPEDGPETDESGEPSVESDADASDDGTETGDGRDDLETDRDESTTDRDHAAPESPTEPASDDTPEPEAKPTSAESADPADEATGSGPDSSEELRELLERVAEYDETLADELTGVVETAQEVHETLTHQRQELADRRERNDEQAETIETLQAKLGERDARIDELETELARADDRIDDLETELGGRDERIDELESAFKRKQADFQNYKKRAKKRQKQLQERATEDLVGRIVGVRDNLKRALEEEHTDAGSLRDGVDMTLREFDRVLADENVIEIDPEPGSEVDPQRHEVMVKVDSDEPEGSIAEVFTPGYEMGDKVIQNAKVTVSNGALVDETDEVAETDGSDVTDVDADDDPDVTSTDSESGEKDADDGASSADSPDGDARTEDDDPDGAEGDDPDRAEGRDPDGDAWEFDRATEADSATEPSDSPADGDGPADAAEEADDAIELGGTVEEGDDETIELGGEIADDEEEV